Proteins from a genomic interval of Candidatus Poribacteria bacterium:
- a CDS encoding beta-lactamase family protein, giving the protein MTLYEGLPRAIPEDVGMSTSRLERIAPVMQRWVDDGKIPGALTMIARKGRLVHFEKFGMQDVATAKPIEFDTILRIYSMTKPITSIAVMMLYEEGHFQLGTPVSELIPAFKDMQVYTEGGAAIVDAETEMTVKHLLTHTSGLIYGGDGEHPIHQRYRDANYYQGDLANMANELGNIPLLHNPGAAWNYGMSTDVLGYLVEVVSGMPFAEFLKTQILEPLGMVDTAFSVPDEKADRYMTLYEPSEDGGIQVLENAPVSSGPLSFFHSGGAGLQSTAADYLRFCQMLLNEGELDGVRLLGRKTVELIRVNHISDDWQPLERTGCGFGLGFAVVMDVAETHGPGSEGTYSWGGLASTTFWIDPMEDLIGILMTQLIGASPFHAQFRVLTYQAITD; this is encoded by the coding sequence ATGACATTGTATGAAGGATTACCGCGCGCCATCCCTGAAGATGTCGGCATGTCCACATCGCGTTTGGAGCGCATCGCGCCAGTGATGCAACGCTGGGTGGACGATGGCAAAATCCCGGGGGCGTTGACGATGATCGCGCGTAAGGGGAGACTCGTCCATTTTGAGAAGTTCGGTATGCAGGATGTTGCTACTGCGAAACCGATAGAATTTGATACCATCTTACGCATCTATTCAATGACGAAGCCGATTACCAGTATCGCGGTGATGATGCTCTACGAGGAAGGACATTTCCAACTCGGCACCCCGGTCTCTGAATTGATTCCCGCTTTCAAAGACATGCAGGTTTACACGGAGGGTGGCGCGGCTATTGTTGACGCGGAAACCGAAATGACGGTAAAGCATCTCCTCACACACACCTCCGGGCTTATCTATGGCGGGGATGGGGAGCACCCGATTCATCAGCGGTATAGAGACGCGAATTACTACCAAGGGGACCTCGCAAACATGGCAAACGAACTCGGTAATATTCCGCTCTTGCACAATCCAGGTGCCGCATGGAATTACGGGATGTCTACCGATGTCCTCGGCTACCTCGTGGAGGTCGTCTCTGGAATGCCGTTTGCGGAATTCCTGAAAACCCAGATTTTGGAGCCTTTGGGTATGGTTGATACCGCTTTCTCAGTGCCGGACGAAAAGGCTGATAGATACATGACGTTGTATGAACCCTCGGAAGACGGCGGTATTCAGGTGCTTGAGAACGCTCCGGTTTCCAGCGGACCGCTGAGTTTTTTCCATTCGGGCGGCGCCGGACTGCAGTCAACCGCGGCGGATTACCTCCGCTTCTGTCAAATGCTCCTCAACGAGGGTGAGCTCGATGGTGTTCGACTGCTCGGCAGGAAAACCGTTGAACTCATTAGGGTCAATCATATCTCTGACGATTGGCAACCGCTTGAGAGAACAGGATGCGGTTTCGGGCTTGGGTTTGCTGTCGTTATGGATGTCGCTGAGACGCACGGTCCCGGCTCTGAAGGCACTTACAGTTGGGGTGGACTCGCAAGTACCACATTTTGGATTGATCCTATGGAAGATTTAATCGGCATCCTGATGACCCAGTTGATCGGCGCTTCTCCGTTCCACGCCCAATTTCGCGTGCTGACATATCAAGCAATTACGGATTAG
- a CDS encoding beta-lactamase family protein, with protein sequence MTRYEGLPRAIPEDVGMSTSRLGRIAPVMQGYVDNGKIPCALTMIAREGKLVHFEKFGMQDIAAAKPVEFDTIFRLYSMTKPITSVAVMMLYEEGHFQLTTPVSEFVPAFKDMKVYTEDGSAIVDADREVTIKHLLTHTAGLIYDSNKDDHPIDQRYEDADLYGGDLANMVSKLGGIPLLHQPGTAWKYGMAIDILGYLVGIVSGMPFETFLKTRIFEPLGMDDTGFSVRVENANRYSKVYEFGEEGELQAIEKVHAATGPLSFFHSGGGGLQSTAPDYLRFCQMVLNDGELDGERLLGRKTAELIRMNHVPPDWLAPDRTGVGFGLGFSVVTDVAETHTLGSVGTCSWGGMASTTFWIDPVEDLIGIFMTQLVGADSPFHAQFRVLTYQALTD encoded by the coding sequence ATGACAAGATATGAAGGATTACCGCGAGCGATCCCCGAAGATGTGGGCATGTCCACCTCGCGGTTAGGACGTATTGCGCCGGTCATGCAGGGCTATGTTGACAACGGAAAAATCCCGTGTGCATTGACGATGATCGCGCGTGAGGGCAAACTCGTCCATTTTGAAAAATTTGGTATGCAGGATATCGCCGCCGCCAAACCCGTAGAATTTGATACCATCTTCCGCCTCTACTCTATGACGAAGCCGATTACCAGTGTCGCGGTGATGATGCTCTACGAAGAGGGACATTTTCAACTCACCACACCTGTTTCTGAGTTTGTTCCCGCTTTCAAAGATATGAAGGTTTACACGGAAGATGGCAGTGCGATTGTGGATGCCGACCGCGAGGTGACAATCAAACACCTGCTCACGCATACCGCTGGGCTTATCTATGACAGCAATAAGGACGACCATCCGATCGATCAGCGATATGAAGACGCGGATCTCTACGGCGGTGACCTCGCCAACATGGTAAGCAAGCTCGGCGGTATCCCGCTCCTTCATCAACCCGGGACCGCCTGGAAATACGGTATGGCTATTGATATACTCGGCTACCTTGTCGGAATCGTCTCGGGTATGCCGTTTGAAACGTTTTTGAAGACTCGTATTTTTGAGCCTTTAGGTATGGATGACACCGGTTTTTCAGTGCGAGTTGAGAACGCTAACCGATATTCAAAGGTATACGAATTCGGGGAAGAGGGTGAGCTGCAGGCAATTGAGAAAGTCCATGCTGCAACCGGACCCCTAAGTTTTTTCCACTCTGGTGGTGGCGGGCTACAATCGACCGCTCCGGATTATCTCCGGTTCTGCCAAATGGTGCTCAACGACGGTGAACTCGATGGCGAGCGGCTCCTCGGACGAAAGACCGCCGAACTCATCAGGATGAATCATGTGCCTCCCGATTGGTTAGCCCCTGATCGGACAGGTGTCGGTTTCGGACTCGGATTCTCCGTCGTCACGGATGTCGCTGAAACGCACACGCTCGGTTCCGTAGGCACTTGCAGTTGGGGCGGCATGGCAAGCACTACATTTTGGATCGATCCTGTGGAAGATTTAATCGGCATTTTCATGACCCAATTGGTCGGTGCCGATTCTCCGTTCCACGCCCAATTCCGGGTTCTAACCTATCAGGCTCTCACCGATTAG
- a CDS encoding beta-lactamase family protein yields the protein MKKLNDTCLLFFCITTLAFGQGLPMTAPEDAGFSPEHLERIRPMLQDYVDTENLPGFLTVIARRGKIVHFETVGMRDIENEKPVEPDTIFRIYSMSKPITSVAVMMLYEEGRFQLDTPVSRFIPEFGNMKVYNEDQTEISDAEKEMTIKHLLTHTAGLTYGWGSKPVDERYKALKMSGASATLVDMAKTLGDIPLVHEPGERWTYGVSTDVLGYLVEVVSEMPFEEFLQTRIFGPLGMVDTAFSIPLEKRDRFAALYTFSKDSGLERVGKKADADGEFTFFPSGGGGLVSTAADYMRFSQMLLNGGELEGVRILDKETVELMRYPHHEGWFGLGFSVVNDKKSDDEDDEDHKKDLDDKGDKDDEGDKESKDTPESVGSFSWSGAAATIFWIDPVEEVVGVLMTQIHNNPYPFQQRFKALTYQALTK from the coding sequence TTGAAAAAATTAAACGACACGTGTTTACTGTTTTTTTGTATCACCACACTCGCTTTCGGGCAAGGATTACCGATGACGGCACCAGAAGATGCCGGTTTTTCTCCTGAGCATCTTGAACGCATCCGCCCGATGCTGCAAGATTACGTCGATACCGAGAACCTCCCCGGGTTCCTGACAGTCATCGCGAGACGTGGGAAAATCGTCCATTTTGAAACCGTGGGTATGCGAGATATCGAAAACGAAAAACCCGTGGAGCCCGATACAATCTTCCGTATCTATTCCATGTCGAAGCCGATTACCAGTGTGGCAGTGATGATGCTCTATGAGGAGGGACGTTTTCAACTCGATACACCCGTTTCTCGATTTATTCCTGAATTTGGGAACATGAAGGTCTATAACGAGGACCAGACCGAAATCTCGGATGCGGAGAAGGAGATGACGATCAAGCATCTCCTCACGCATACCGCAGGGTTGACTTACGGCTGGGGCAGTAAACCCGTCGATGAACGCTATAAGGCGCTGAAAATGTCTGGTGCCAGCGCGACGTTAGTGGATATGGCGAAAACACTCGGTGACATTCCACTCGTTCACGAACCCGGTGAAAGATGGACATACGGGGTCTCTACGGATGTCCTCGGGTATCTTGTAGAAGTCGTTTCCGAAATGCCGTTTGAAGAATTCCTCCAAACTCGTATCTTTGGACCCCTCGGTATGGTAGACACCGCATTTTCGATTCCATTAGAGAAGCGGGACAGGTTTGCCGCGCTGTATACTTTCAGTAAGGACAGTGGACTCGAACGCGTTGGAAAGAAAGCCGACGCAGACGGTGAATTCACTTTTTTCCCTTCCGGGGGTGGCGGGCTCGTCTCAACTGCCGCGGATTACATGCGATTTTCTCAAATGCTGCTCAACGGGGGTGAACTCGAGGGGGTCCGTATATTGGACAAAGAAACGGTCGAATTAATGCGGTATCCGCATCACGAGGGTTGGTTTGGACTCGGTTTTTCTGTCGTAAATGACAAAAAATCGGATGATGAGGATGATGAGGATCATAAAAAAGACCTTGATGATAAGGGTGATAAAGATGATGAGGGTGATAAAGAATCCAAAGACACGCCGGAGTCCGTTGGGAGTTTCAGTTGGAGCGGTGCCGCCGCGACCATCTTCTGGATCGATCCTGTCGAAGAGGTGGTCGGCGTGCTCATGACGCAGATTCACAATAATCCTTACCCTTTCCAACAACGCTTTAAAGCATTGACATATCAGGCATTAACCAAATAA
- a CDS encoding LamG domain-containing protein, giving the protein MTMYTTDTKSIYSLKCLFIAITVFALLGSSAVDAEVDKHTVAVWLFDEGAGDVVKDVSGNGHDGEFAGKPKWVKAEFGGGLEFPGNDSGYVVVESTKKLELETLSIEAWVKVAEGTGKWQGIVCKQKAGCGNRNYGIWVHVDQHVLHSEIGANGACGFSIDGTTKITDDKWHHLAFTYDGKMGRAYVDGELEIEAPNGTSFQSADPITIGVPNLNNANGLKGVIDEIRISNVARTEAEIKEAMDVGLAAILSVDPGGKLATRWGYLKRVP; this is encoded by the coding sequence ATGACTATGTACACGACGGATACAAAATCTATCTATAGTCTCAAGTGTCTTTTCATCGCAATAACGGTCTTCGCACTGCTCGGTTCTTCCGCTGTTGATGCAGAGGTCGATAAACACACCGTCGCTGTTTGGCTCTTTGACGAAGGTGCCGGCGATGTCGTGAAAGACGTTTCCGGTAACGGACACGATGGCGAATTCGCGGGGAAACCGAAGTGGGTCAAGGCAGAATTCGGGGGAGGATTAGAATTTCCTGGAAATGACAGTGGTTATGTCGTCGTCGAGTCTACCAAAAAACTGGAATTGGAAACACTCAGTATTGAAGCATGGGTCAAAGTGGCAGAAGGCACAGGGAAATGGCAGGGCATCGTCTGCAAACAGAAAGCAGGGTGTGGCAATCGTAACTACGGTATCTGGGTGCATGTAGATCAACATGTGTTGCATTCGGAAATTGGAGCAAATGGAGCATGTGGGTTTAGTATAGATGGCACAACCAAGATCACCGACGACAAATGGCATCATCTCGCCTTTACCTATGATGGCAAGATGGGACGCGCGTATGTCGATGGTGAATTGGAGATCGAGGCACCCAATGGGACCTCGTTTCAGAGTGCAGATCCGATTACAATCGGCGTCCCGAACCTCAATAACGCAAACGGCTTGAAAGGTGTCATTGACGAGATACGCATCTCCAATGTCGCACGAACCGAAGCGGAAATCAAGGAAGCGATGGATGTCGGGTTAGCTGCGATTCTCAGTGTTGACCCCGGTGGTAAACTCGCAACCCGGTGGGGATACCTCAAACGGGTGCCATAG
- a CDS encoding Gfo/Idh/MocA family oxidoreductase, giving the protein MFTCRRVSDTRESCVEHTRRLYMGTERIKMGLVGCGGMSGAHMGGYRELWSKGIKDFEIVAACDIAVERAEERAHQAQEFQGGTKPAVYTELDEMLAKHPDLACVDICALHSAHHTLAVPALNAGKHVIIEKPFGITMRACKLMMDAADRNDKIISVAENYRLARIQRTRSWAIAQGRIGDPRMFFWVEVSEGLGKWGWRNFKMDAGGGWALDGGVHFTDLMRYILGMEAEEVYAINKAYEPFRYDNPAEREGGYAVDVEDAMIATIKFEQGVTAQWTWVGSAPGHAFRQHTVYGSEGSLDWNQGLVPRGGEPISNDDLMQEFTNSLSDSEREYYFPGGVEDTVAIELKYFADAIRSGGKPEVDAVEGMRSEAICMAVYESGWFGRPVTIEEIENCELEGYQKEINDKLGIGN; this is encoded by the coding sequence ATGTTCACTTGTCGGCGTGTGTCGGACACGCGTGAATCATGCGTTGAACATACAAGGAGGCTTTACATGGGAACCGAACGAATTAAAATGGGATTGGTCGGATGCGGGGGTATGTCCGGTGCACACATGGGTGGGTATCGCGAACTCTGGTCGAAAGGCATTAAGGATTTTGAGATCGTGGCGGCGTGCGACATCGCAGTGGAACGCGCGGAAGAACGCGCACATCAGGCACAGGAGTTCCAAGGCGGAACAAAACCTGCGGTCTACACAGAACTTGACGAGATGTTGGCGAAACACCCCGATCTGGCGTGCGTTGACATCTGTGCCCTCCACAGCGCACATCACACGCTTGCCGTGCCTGCACTCAATGCCGGAAAACATGTTATTATTGAAAAGCCGTTCGGTATTACCATGCGGGCATGCAAACTGATGATGGATGCCGCGGATCGAAACGATAAGATTATCTCCGTCGCTGAAAACTATCGTCTCGCACGCATTCAACGCACCCGAAGTTGGGCAATCGCCCAAGGACGTATCGGGGACCCGCGTATGTTCTTCTGGGTAGAGGTCAGTGAAGGCTTAGGGAAATGGGGATGGCGCAACTTTAAGATGGATGCAGGCGGCGGCTGGGCATTAGACGGGGGTGTGCATTTCACAGACCTGATGCGCTATATTCTCGGTATGGAAGCCGAGGAGGTCTATGCGATCAACAAGGCTTATGAACCCTTCCGCTACGACAACCCCGCAGAAAGAGAAGGCGGATACGCCGTTGACGTTGAGGACGCGATGATCGCCACCATCAAGTTTGAACAGGGCGTTACAGCGCAGTGGACATGGGTCGGCTCTGCTCCCGGACACGCTTTCCGTCAACATACCGTTTACGGCAGCGAAGGCTCGCTGGATTGGAACCAAGGGTTGGTGCCGCGCGGCGGCGAACCGATCTCCAACGATGACCTCATGCAAGAATTCACGAATAGCCTCAGCGACTCGGAACGGGAATACTACTTCCCAGGCGGTGTGGAGGATACCGTCGCGATTGAACTGAAATACTTCGCCGATGCCATTCGGAGCGGTGGTAAACCGGAAGTGGATGCCGTCGAAGGCATGCGGTCGGAAGCCATTTGCATGGCAGTCTATGAATCGGGCTGGTTCGGCCGTCCAGTGACGATTGAAGAGATCGAAAACTGTGAGTTGGAAGGGTATCAGAAGGAAATTAACGATAAGTTAGGTATTGGCAATTAG
- a CDS encoding SDR family oxidoreductase, whose protein sequence is MDRLNGKVAIVTGAGKKGEVDGTGYATSMLFAREGAKVLLADISLENANATLAAIEAEGGEASIFIGDVSTEEACAGMVEAAVERFGKVNVLFNNVALGGGGTVTQVDEAVWDRVMEVNLKSMILACKHAVPRMAEAGGGSIINVSSIDALRAGWVRNLPYAAAKGGMISATTVMAVHHGRDNIRVNCIAPGHLYASFPAPYMSEEERERRRLIGPLGTEGTAWDVAWATVFLASDESKWISGVTFPIDAGLLAATPLAVVHQLDE, encoded by the coding sequence ATGGATCGATTGAATGGGAAAGTTGCGATTGTTACAGGTGCCGGCAAAAAAGGGGAGGTTGACGGCACTGGCTATGCGACCTCAATGCTCTTCGCGAGAGAGGGTGCGAAAGTGCTATTGGCGGACATCTCCCTTGAGAATGCCAACGCCACGCTCGCAGCGATTGAGGCAGAAGGCGGCGAAGCCTCGATATTCATCGGCGATGTGTCTACAGAGGAAGCCTGCGCTGGGATGGTAGAAGCCGCCGTCGAACGTTTTGGGAAAGTGAACGTCCTCTTCAACAACGTCGCGCTTGGCGGCGGTGGGACGGTCACACAGGTAGACGAGGCGGTGTGGGACAGAGTCATGGAGGTCAACCTCAAAAGCATGATTCTGGCGTGTAAGCACGCCGTGCCACGGATGGCTGAGGCAGGAGGCGGCTCAATTATCAACGTCTCGTCCATCGATGCGTTGCGTGCGGGGTGGGTTCGGAACTTGCCGTATGCTGCTGCAAAGGGTGGGATGATTTCTGCGACAACCGTGATGGCGGTTCATCACGGACGCGACAACATCCGGGTGAACTGTATCGCGCCCGGACACCTCTACGCTTCGTTCCCTGCGCCGTATATGAGCGAAGAGGAGCGGGAGCGGCGACGGCTTATCGGACCGCTCGGCACGGAAGGGACTGCCTGGGACGTGGCATGGGCAACCGTTTTTCTCGCCAGCGACGAATCGAAATGGATCTCCGGTGTTACTTTTCCGATTGATGCGGGTTTACTCGCAGCGACACCGCTTGCTGTCGTGCATCAGCTTGATGAATAA
- a CDS encoding Mrp/NBP35 family ATP-binding protein, producing MKSYTELPNDAGSNIIGQVTAQMNRLQKRLASVKYTVAIMSGKGGVGKSALTANLATALTLKGSTVGVVDADINGPTLAKMMGVRNATLEYTPAGIKPAVTALGTKLISMDLLLAEDDAPVLWNAHTQKDAFTWRSTMEVGALREFVADTEWGTLDYLLLDLPPGTDRLPNVAELIPDLGGVVVVTIPSEVSQLIVKKSVTMARDILKVPIIGVVENMAFYVCQHCGEKEPLFSTDKTLDTAFQQDLLGSVPFDPRLARSGDDGTLYLDEYPDTLASEVLMEVAEKVQAFFE from the coding sequence ATGAAGAGTTACACGGAACTTCCAAACGATGCCGGATCCAATATTATCGGACAAGTCACGGCGCAGATGAACCGACTCCAGAAACGGCTCGCCTCCGTCAAATACACCGTCGCGATTATGAGCGGAAAAGGCGGGGTCGGCAAGAGCGCACTCACTGCAAACCTTGCTACCGCGCTCACGCTGAAGGGGAGCACTGTCGGGGTCGTTGATGCTGACATCAACGGACCGACGCTTGCCAAGATGATGGGGGTGCGTAACGCTACGTTGGAATACACACCCGCGGGCATCAAGCCTGCTGTTACCGCACTCGGCACGAAGCTGATTTCTATGGATTTACTCTTGGCGGAAGACGATGCCCCGGTCCTCTGGAATGCGCATACCCAGAAGGATGCGTTCACGTGGCGTAGCACAATGGAGGTTGGCGCGCTCCGAGAGTTCGTCGCCGATACGGAATGGGGAACGTTGGATTATCTGCTGTTGGATTTGCCGCCCGGAACCGATCGGCTTCCGAACGTGGCAGAGCTTATCCCGGACCTCGGAGGTGTGGTCGTCGTGACAATCCCGTCTGAGGTATCGCAGCTCATCGTCAAGAAATCAGTGACAATGGCGCGGGATATTCTCAAGGTTCCAATCATCGGTGTTGTCGAAAATATGGCGTTCTATGTCTGTCAGCACTGCGGTGAGAAGGAACCGCTTTTTTCTACTGATAAGACGCTGGACACCGCATTCCAGCAGGATCTTTTGGGGAGTGTTCCCTTCGATCCGAGACTCGCTCGTTCTGGGGACGACGGAACGCTCTATCTTGATGAATACCCGGACACTCTTGCGAGTGAGGTACTCATGGAGGTGGCTGAAAAGGTTCAAGCGTTTTTTGAGTAG
- a CDS encoding PQQ-binding-like beta-propeller repeat protein, whose product MQYILRNTLTLLLGVCVLVANGFAGNWHQWRGPNNDGVSQETDAPIQWSQTENIRWRLPLPGDAASTPVVWEDKIFLTSAEGNALVLMCISTEGEERWKRTLGRGNRVVRGGEGNSAAPSPVTDGEHVWAFLGTGDLACYDFDGNRVWHTNLADRYGRFDLYFVMSTTPLLDKDRLYIQLIHSNAWLVLALDKMTGDEIWKHKRDSDATEECEHAYTSPILYRDAEREYLVVHGADYVTAHSLEDGSEIWRCGDLNPKERYNYTLRFVASPVAMEGLIVVPSAKNGPVVGIDPAAQGDITNSKWQRWKLRQGTPDVPSPLIHDGLVYLCRENGDLICLDAETGEQLYRQRTHRHRHRASPIYANGYVYLTSRDGVITVVKAGRAFEIVASNSMGEVIAASPVLANGTLYLRSYQALYAIGGTK is encoded by the coding sequence ATGCAATATATCCTGAGAAATACACTCACACTTCTACTTGGGGTGTGTGTCCTTGTCGCGAATGGTTTTGCTGGCAACTGGCACCAGTGGCGCGGACCGAACAACGACGGTGTCAGCCAAGAGACCGACGCGCCTATCCAGTGGAGTCAAACCGAGAATATCCGTTGGCGTTTGCCACTTCCCGGTGATGCCGCCTCTACCCCGGTTGTCTGGGAAGATAAAATTTTCCTCACCTCTGCTGAAGGTAACGCACTCGTCTTGATGTGTATCAGTACCGAAGGCGAAGAACGCTGGAAACGGACGTTAGGACGCGGCAACCGCGTCGTTCGTGGGGGTGAAGGCAACTCTGCCGCACCGTCTCCCGTAACCGATGGCGAACACGTCTGGGCGTTCCTCGGCACTGGGGATCTCGCCTGCTACGATTTCGATGGGAATCGGGTGTGGCACACCAATCTCGCGGACCGCTACGGTAGGTTCGACCTCTATTTCGTCATGTCAACAACCCCGCTGCTGGATAAGGATCGGCTTTACATCCAACTCATCCACAGCAATGCATGGCTCGTGCTGGCGCTCGACAAAATGACGGGGGACGAGATATGGAAACATAAACGCGACAGCGACGCAACCGAGGAGTGTGAACACGCCTATACCTCCCCTATTCTCTACCGTGATGCAGAACGTGAATATCTCGTCGTCCACGGGGCAGACTATGTCACCGCTCACAGCCTTGAGGATGGCAGTGAAATTTGGCGGTGCGGGGATTTGAATCCAAAAGAACGTTATAACTATACCCTCCGATTCGTGGCTTCTCCCGTTGCAATGGAGGGACTTATCGTCGTCCCTTCGGCGAAAAACGGACCCGTTGTGGGCATTGATCCGGCTGCACAAGGCGACATTACGAACAGCAAATGGCAACGTTGGAAACTGCGACAAGGCACGCCAGATGTCCCCTCTCCGCTTATCCATGACGGTTTAGTGTATCTCTGTCGCGAAAACGGGGATCTGATATGTCTGGATGCCGAGACCGGTGAGCAACTCTATCGCCAACGAACACATCGACACCGACATCGCGCCTCACCGATCTATGCGAATGGGTATGTCTATCTCACATCTCGGGACGGTGTTATCACCGTTGTAAAGGCGGGACGTGCGTTTGAGATTGTTGCCAGCAATTCGATGGGTGAAGTTATCGCTGCCTCTCCTGTTCTCGCAAATGGGACACTCTATCTGCGCAGTTATCAGGCACTCTATGCCATTGGTGGCACCAAATGA
- a CDS encoding restriction endonuclease, giving the protein MIIAAEYSFNDGHSIQETHPYLLQEVKDVIAVVDASLYKVKESKELTMPGKKLYSPPDLNRSFAAGFGARGWQKKRVTCHYSTDYYRPGYSPKQMRPAYREMDFLKERLGVEIQFGKYAFMVYNVCAKMTIFRNLDYIDAGIEIVPVKSFADDMSTGVSYFEQFVWDLEQRGVADIDIPVLIFGIDV; this is encoded by the coding sequence GTGATTATTGCTGCTGAGTATTCATTTAATGATGGACATTCTATTCAAGAGACCCACCCTTACCTGTTACAAGAGGTAAAGGATGTTATTGCCGTTGTTGATGCCTCGCTCTACAAAGTTAAGGAAAGCAAGGAACTCACGATGCCGGGTAAGAAGTTGTATAGTCCGCCCGACCTTAATCGCTCTTTTGCCGCAGGTTTTGGAGCCAGAGGATGGCAGAAGAAACGTGTAACGTGTCACTATTCAACAGACTACTACCGTCCTGGATATTCACCTAAACAAATGCGCCCGGCATACCGAGAAATGGACTTCCTGAAGGAGCGACTTGGCGTGGAGATTCAGTTTGGAAAATACGCATTCATGGTCTACAACGTGTGTGCGAAAATGACCATTTTTCGTAACTTAGACTACATTGATGCTGGCATTGAGATTGTCCCTGTGAAATCTTTTGCCGATGATATGTCTACAGGTGTCTCATATTTTGAGCAGTTTGTGTGGGATTTAGAGCAGCGTGGCGTCGCTGACATTGATATTCCTGTCCTCATTTTTGGTATTGATGTTTAG
- a CDS encoding site-specific DNA-methyltransferase produces MASQDSRVKTVEFTTNIFNEPRQITVSDAYDTNVDVVLFDGDCSELLKSIPSDSVDLIITSPPYNIGKKYEKKTSLASYLKDMEPVIVEVVRVLATTGSLCWQVGNYVQKGEVFPLDIYFYEIFKRLDLKLRNRIIWRFNHGLHCTKRFSGRYETILWFTKDDEYVFNLDPVRVPAKYPGKRHFKGPKKGQLSGNPLGKNPSDIWDVVKQDWEEGVWDIPNVKANHPEKTEHPCQFPVELVQRCVLALTQPDGVVLDPYCGVGSTIIAALQYNRKAMAAEQDSNYLAITRERIQKFAEGTLPLRPLGKPIHQPTKKERAAQMPLEWK; encoded by the coding sequence ATGGCATCCCAAGATTCTCGCGTTAAGACGGTTGAATTTACGACGAATATTTTCAATGAACCGCGTCAGATTACGGTTTCAGATGCCTATGATACTAACGTGGATGTTGTCCTCTTTGATGGGGATTGTAGCGAACTACTAAAAAGTATCCCGTCAGATTCTGTAGATTTAATCATCACATCTCCGCCATACAACATAGGGAAAAAATACGAGAAAAAAACGTCCTTAGCGTCATATCTAAAAGATATGGAGCCTGTAATTGTGGAGGTAGTTCGGGTGCTTGCAACGACTGGAAGTCTCTGTTGGCAAGTCGGGAATTACGTCCAGAAGGGTGAAGTATTTCCACTTGATATTTACTTTTATGAGATTTTCAAACGCTTGGACTTAAAATTACGAAATCGGATTATCTGGCGATTTAATCACGGGTTGCACTGCACAAAGCGGTTTTCAGGTCGATATGAAACTATTTTGTGGTTTACGAAGGATGATGAGTATGTTTTCAATCTCGATCCAGTGCGTGTTCCCGCAAAATATCCCGGGAAGCGACATTTCAAAGGCCCGAAGAAAGGTCAACTTTCAGGAAACCCGCTTGGTAAGAATCCTTCTGATATTTGGGATGTGGTCAAACAGGATTGGGAAGAAGGTGTTTGGGATATTCCGAATGTGAAGGCAAACCATCCAGAGAAAACAGAGCATCCATGCCAGTTTCCAGTCGAGTTAGTCCAGCGATGCGTTTTAGCACTCACACAGCCTGATGGGGTCGTTTTAGACCCCTATTGTGGTGTCGGATCTACTATTATTGCTGCCTTGCAGTATAACCGAAAAGCGATGGCTGCTGAGCAAGATTCAAACTACCTGGCTATTACGCGTGAAAGAATACAGAAATTTGCAGAGGGGACACTACCACTCCGTCCGTTAGGGAAACCCATTCACCAGCCAACGAAAAAAGAACGGGCAGCACAGATGCCTTTGGAGTGGAAATAG